A region from the Drosophila ananassae strain 14024-0371.13 chromosome 2L, ASM1763931v2, whole genome shotgun sequence genome encodes:
- the LOC6505814 gene encoding cytochrome P450 315a1, mitochondrial — protein MKSGRPGPLRWLRHLLDWLLVRLLSLRLFHYGINDAGLELQPIPKFLPIPRVKGLPVVGTLLDLIAAGGAMHLHKYIDARHRQYGPIFRERLGGTQDAVFVSSANLMRGVFLHEGQYPQHPLPDAWTLYNQQHACRRGLFFMEGAEWLHNRRILNRLLLNGNLNWMDVHIENCTKRLVELWRSRTAEVETTVNVTVETLEKSCGKRSYEVPQLEQQLYRWSIEVLCCIMFGNTVITSPEIQSALDHFTQIVHKVFEHSSRLMTFPPRLAQMLRLRIWSDFEKNVDEVLREGAAIIDYCIELQQQHGPKEEPQLPHEEALFQRLQAAEVPAEMIKRIFVDLVIAAGDTTAFSSQWALFVLSQNQLLQKRLARERASHGSQLLHGLIKESLRLYPVAPFIGRYLPQDTQLGGNFIEKDTLVLLSLYTAGRDASHFERPELVLPERWCLGQSEQVHQSHGSLPFAIGQRSCIGRRVALKQLHSLLGQCATQFEMQCLNEQPVDCVLRMVTVPDQTLRLALRLRTE, from the exons ATGAAGAGCGGGCGGCCTGGGCCGCTGCGCTGGCTGCGCCATCTGCTCGACTGGCTCCTGGTGCGTCTACTAAGCCTGCGGTTGTTCCACTACGGGATTAATGATGCCGGGCTGGAGTTGCAGCCCATTCCCAAATTTTTACCCATACCCAGAGTCAAGGGCTTGCCAGTCGTAGGGACACTTCTGGATCTGATAGCCGCCGGAGGAGCCATGCA CCTTCACAAGTATATTGATGCCCGGCATCGACAGTATGGGCCGATCTTTCGGGAGCGTTTGGGCGGCACTCAGGATGCAGTGTTCGTGTCATCCGCCAATCTGATGCGAGGCGTTTTCCTGCACGAGGGTCAGTATCCGCAGCATCCGCTACCGGATGCCTGGACGCTCTACAACCAGCAGCATGCCTGCCGACGTGGACTGTTCTTCAT GGAGGGCGCCGAATGGCTGCATAACCGACGCATACTTAATCGGCTGCTGCTCAACGGAAATTTGAATTGGATGGACGTGCATATTGAGAACTGTACCAAGCGGTTGGTGGAGCTCTGGCGGAGCCGAACCGCGGAGGTGGAGACCACAGTAAATGTTACGGTTGAAACGCTGGAGAAGAGTTGCGGAAAACGCAGTTACGAAGTACCccagctggagcagcagctcTACAGATGGTCCATTGAAG TGCTCTGTTGCATCATGTTCGGCAACACAGTGATCACCAGCCCCGAGATCCAGTCCGCCCTGGACCACTTCACACAGATCGTGCATAAGGTTTTTGAGCACAGCTCGCGCTTGATGACTTTTCCGCCAAGGTTGGCCCAGATGCTGCGTCTGCGTATCTGGAGCGACTTTGAGAAAAATGTTGACGAAGTGCTGCGCGAGGGAGCAGCCATCATCGATTACTGCATAgaactgcagcagcaacacggGCCAAAAGAGGAACCCCAACTGCCCCACGAGGAAGCCCTCTTCCAGCGACTACAGGCGGCGGAGGTTCCCGCCGAAATGATTAAGCGGATATTTGTTGACTTGGTCATAGCAGCAGGTGACACG ACTGCCTTTAGCAGCCAGTGGGCATTGTTTGTGCTGTCCCAGAATCAGCTGCTCCAGAAACGGCTGGCCCGAGAGCGCGCTTCTCATGGCTCCCAGCTGCTACACGGTCTGATCAAGGAATCTTTACGTCTGTACCCCGTGGCACCATTCATAGGGCGCTATCTGCCCCAAGATACGCAACTCGGTGGGAACTTTATCGAGAAGGAT ACCCTGGTATTGCTCTCCCTCTACACGGCCGGTCGCGATGCATCTCACTTTGAGCGTCCTGAGCTGGTACTACCGGAGCGCTGGTGCCTTGGACAGTCGGAGCAGGTGCATCAATCACACGGCAGCCTGCCCTTTGCCATCGGCCAGCGGTCATGTATTGGACGGCGGGTGGCTTTGAAGCAGCTACATTCCCTGTTGGGTCAGTGTGCTACCCAGTTCGAGATGCAATGTCTCAACGAGCAGCCCGTCGATTGCGTTCTCCGCATGGTCACTGTTCCGGACCAGACCCTGCGTTTGGCCCTCCGGCTGCGAACCGAGTGA